The window CCCGCGGCCCCGGACGCCGTGGCGGAGCCGGCGCGCTGGCGGCGCGCGTTGCGGCCCGACCCGGTGCTGCTGTTCCGCTATTCGGCGCTGACCTTCAACGGTCACCGCATCCACTACGACCGGCCGTACGCCCGCGAGGTCGAGCACTACCGCGACCTGGTCGTGCACGGCCCCCTGACGGCCACCCTGCTGCAGGCGCTTGCCCGCGATGCGTGGCCCGGTCGGACGCTCGACGCGTTCGACTTCAAGGGCCTGCAACCGCTTTTCGTGGACGAGCCGCTGGCGCTGTGCGCCGACCCGGACGGTGCGGACCGCCTCGCCCTGCGCGCCCTGGCACCGGACGGCGCGACGGCCATGCGCGCGACGGCCCTTTTCCATCCCCGGGGCTGAACCCGTCCAGCACCCGGCGCGCGGCGGTCGCGGCGTCCCCGGCGATCGCCGGGCCGGGTGTCGCGCCCGGCCGCGACGATGCACGGAACCGATGTCCGATGGCCCGAAACCGCCGCCGTGGCCGGCGCCGTTCCGCCCGATTCGAATAAAATGCGGATCGGGTGGCATGCCGTTTCGGGCATTCCAGGATTTGCGCAGGTCGGGCCGCCGCGCGGTCTCGCCACGCCAGGAACCTCATGTCCGACACCCCGATCCAGTGGATCGCGGCAGCCATCTTCGCTGTCGCCTTGCTGCACACCTTCAGCGCCAAGCAGTTCGAGCGCCTTTCCCATCGCTACCCGCGCCATGCCGGCCTGTTTCACCTGCTCGGCGAGGTCGAGGTCGTCTTCGGGTTCTGGGCCATCGTCCTGGTCGTCTTGATGGCGGTCGTCGTCGGCGGCGGCAGTGCCCTGGACTATGCGGAGTCCCGCAACTACACCGAACCGCTCTTCGTCTTCGTGGTGATGGTGATCGCGGCGTCGCGTCCCGTGCTGCGCACCGTGATGTCGCTGGTCGATGCCCTCGCGCGCATCGCGCCGGTTCGCACGCCGCTCGCGACGGCCTGGCTGGGGCTGGCCGCCGTCCCCCTGCTCGGCTCGCTGATCACGGAGCCCGCCGCCATGACGATCGCCGCGCTGATGCTCGCGCCGCAGATCTTCCGGCCCGACGTGCCCGAACGCCTGAAGTATCTGGCGCTCGGCGTGCTCTTCGTCAACGTCTCCATCGGCGGGACGCTCACGTCGTATGCCGCGCCGCCGGTGCTGATGGTGGCGACCACCTGGCAGTGGGACAGCGCGTTCATGCTGGCCACGTTCGGCTGGAAGGCGGCGCTGGCCGTGCTGCTGAACGCCACGCTCGCCACCGGCATCCTGCGCCGGCATCTGCGGCCCGCGCCGGCGGGCGAGGGGGCCGTGCCGGCGCACGCCCGCATGCCGCTGTCGGTGGTCGCCGTCCACCTGGCGCTGCTGGCCGGGGTGGTGCTCTTCGCCCACCATCCGGTCGTGTTCCTCGGCCTCTTCCTGATGTTCCTCGGTTTCACCCAGGCCTACGAGCGTCACCAGAGTCCGCTCATCCTGAAGGAGGCGCTGCTGGTCGGGTTCTTCCTGGCGGGGCTGGTGGTGCTGGGTGGCATGCAGCAATGGTGGCTCCAGCCGATCGTCTCCGGACTCGCACCCGTGGCGCTGTTCGTGGGCGCGCTCGGACTCACCGCCATCACCGACAACGCCGCGCTGACCTACCTGGGCTCGCTGATCGTCGGCATTTCCGACCCGTCGAAGTACATGCTCGTCGCGGGTGCCGTGGCGGGGGGCGGACTGACCGTGATCGCCAACGCCCCCAATCCCGCGGGCGTGGCGTTGCTCAAGCGCGGCTTCGCCGACGAGACCATCGGCGCGGGCGGCCTGCTGCTCGGCGCGCTGGGCCCGACCTGCGTCGCGGCGGCAGCGTTCATGTTCCTCTGAAGGCGCGCCCGCTGGCCGTGCCTCAGGCCACGAACGTGCAGACCGACGCGAAGGTGCGCGCGTCCATGTTGGTGCGCCTTCGGGCGGCGCCAAGACGCCCAAGCCGCTGCTGGACCGCTGGAACACCGAGATCGTCAAGGTGCTCAACACCCCGGACGTGCGCAGAACCTGCTCAAGCACGGCCAGACCGCGGGCCCGACCAGCCGCGAGGAACTCGGCAAGTTCATCGCGGAGGAGAACGTCAAGTGGGGCCGGATCATCCGCGAACGCAAGATCACGGCCGACTGAGCATCGCGGCCGGCCGCGCCGGCCCGACCGGAATCCAGGCGCGGTCGACCGCCACCCGGTGCGCCGGGCGTTCCCGCGCGCGCCGGGCGGACCGCGCTTCAGCGCGGCCGGCCCAGCATCGCGCCGGGGGGCAGCACCGCGCACTTCACGCCCGCGCGGACGATCTCCAGCGGAATGACGGGGTCGCGCACCTCGG of the Comamonadaceae bacterium OTU4NAUVB1 genome contains:
- a CDS encoding putative Na+/H+ antiporter — translated: MSDTPIQWIAAAIFAVALLHTFSAKQFERLSHRYPRHAGLFHLLGEVEVVFGFWAIVLVVLMAVVVGGGSALDYAESRNYTEPLFVFVVMVIAASRPVLRTVMSLVDALARIAPVRTPLATAWLGLAAVPLLGSLITEPAAMTIAALMLAPQIFRPDVPERLKYLALGVLFVNVSIGGTLTSYAAPPVLMVATTWQWDSAFMLATFGWKAALAVLLNATLATGILRRHLRPAPAGEGAVPAHARMPLSVVAVHLALLAGVVLFAHHPVVFLGLFLMFLGFTQAYERHQSPLILKEALLVGFFLAGLVVLGGMQQWWLQPIVSGLAPVALFVGALGLTAITDNAALTYLGSLIVGISDPSKYMLVAGAVAGGGLTVIANAPNPAGVALLKRGFADETIGAGGLLLGALGPTCVAAAAFMFL